Proteins encoded together in one Ciconia boyciana chromosome 25, ASM3463844v1, whole genome shotgun sequence window:
- the PHYHIP gene encoding phytanoyl-CoA hydroxylase-interacting protein, with product MELLSTPKNIEINNITCDSFRISWAMEKGDLERVTHYFIDLNKKENKNSNKFKHRDVPTKLVAKAVPLPMTVRGHWFLSPRTEYSVAVQTAVKQSDGEYLVSGWSETVEFCTGDYAKEHLAQLQEKAELIAGRMLRFSVFYRNQHKEYFQHVRMHCGNVMKPSLKDNSGSHGSPTSGMLHGIFFSCNTEFNTGQPPQDSPYGRYRFQIPAQRLFNPNTNLYFADFYCMYTAYHYVVLVLAPKGSSGDVFCRERLPQLDISSNKFLTCCVEEGELVYRHAQDSILEVIYTEPVDLSLGVLGEISGHQLMSLSTANAKKDPSCKTCNISVGR from the exons ATGGAGCTGCTTTCCACCCCCAAAAATATCGAGATCAACAACATCACCTGCGATTCTTTCCGCATCTCCTGGGCCATGGAGAAAGGGGACCTGGAGAGGGTCACCCACTACTTCATTGACCTCAACAAGAAGGAGAACAAGAACTCCAACAAGTTCAAGCATCGG GACGTCCCCACCAAGCTGGTGGCCAAGGCGGTGCCGCTGCCCATGACGGTGCGGGGACATTGGTTCCTGAGCCCCCGCACCGAGTACAGCGTGGCGGTGCAGACGGCCGTCAAGCAAAGCGACGGCGAGTACCTGGTGTCCGGCTGGAGCGAGACGGTGGAGTTTTGCACCGGGG aCTACGCCAAGGAGCACCTGgcccagctgcaggagaaagCCGAGCTGATCGCCGGCCGCATGCTGCGTTTCTCCGTCTTCTACCGCAACCAGCACAAGGAGTATTTCCAGCACGTCAG GATGCACTGCGGGAACGTGATGAAACCGTCGCTGAAGGACAACAGCGGCAGCCACGGCTCGCCCACCAGCGGCATGCTGCACGGCATCTTCTTCAGCTGCAACACCGAATTCAACACCGGGCAGCCCCCCCAGGACTCGCCCTACGGTCGTTACCGTTTCCAGATCCCGGCTCAGCGTCTCTTCAACCCCAACACCAACCTCTACTTCGCGGACTTCTACTGCATGTACACCGCCTACCACTACGTCGTCCTGGTCCTGGCACCCAAGGGTTCCTCAGGGGATGTCTTCTGCCGGGAGCGTCTACCCCAACTGGACATTTCCTCCAACAAGTTCCTGACGTGCTGCGTGGAGGAGGGCGAGCTGGTGTACCGCCATGCCCAGGACAGCATCCTGGAGGTCATATACACCGAGCCGGTGGACCTCAGCCTCGGCGTGCTGGGGGAGATCAGCGGGCACCAGCTGATGAGCCTCTCCACCGCCAACGCCAAAAAGGACCCCAGCTGCAAGACGTGCAACATCAGCGTGGGGCGTTAA